CGGCGAAACACTGGAAAGGAGAAAAAGATGAACAAAGCAGAATTAGTTAAAGATGTTGCAACAGCGGCTGGATTGTCACAGGTAGCTGCAGAGAAAGCATTAAATGGTTTCATGGATTCAGTTAAGAAGAGTCTTAAAAAAGGTGATTCTGTTACGCTTGTTGGCTTTGGTACATTTTCTGTGTCTAATCGAGCTGCACGCACAGGACGTAATCCACAAACTGGAAAGGCAATTAAAATTGCAGCCAAAAAAGTTGCTAAGTTTAAGGCTGGTAGCCGGTTGGCAGAAGCAGTAAACTAAAATCAGCAAAAATTCACATTAAAGATCTCCGTGCCCGTCTGGGAACGGAGATTTTTTTTCGAAAAATATGCGCCAGTAGCTCAGCTGGATAGAGCAACGGACTTCTAATCCGTAGGTCGGGGGTTCGAATCCCTCCTGGCGT
Above is a genomic segment from Desulfobulbaceae bacterium containing:
- a CDS encoding HU family DNA-binding protein; the protein is MNKAELVKDVATAAGLSQVAAEKALNGFMDSVKKSLKKGDSVTLVGFGTFSVSNRAARTGRNPQTGKAIKIAAKKVAKFKAGSRLAEAVN